TGCATATGTGTTACACCATAGTTCCAAAACATCTGCGGACCATACAGCGAACCGGCAGGCATTGCAGCAGCAATATCCATCTGCTATTCATGATATACCGGAAAATGGGTTGTTACCCCGTCCTGACGCACATGCCCTGATCATAGATGCCATTCTGGGAACAGGGCTCAGTCGTCCGGCAGAAGGCTGGACCGCTGCCATCATCGATCAGCTGAATGAACTCAAAGCTGCCCATCATATCGTTGCGATCGATATTCCTTCCGGTTTACAGGCAGATGCTTCTTCTCTTCACACGCCTGTCATCAAAGCAGATCAGACACTTAGTTTCGAGTTTTATAAACTGGCATTCCTGTTACCTGAAAATGCAGGTTATGTAGGGGAAATATGTATACTTCCGATAGATCTTTCCCCGGATTATATTGCGCAAACCCCTTCCCGTTTTAATATCACCGATACCGTCCAGATAAAGAACATTTACCGTCCGCGCAAACCATTTTCGCATAAAGGCACTTTCGGACATGCACTGTTAATAGCAGGGAGCGAAGGCAAGATCGGCGCCGCCGTACTCAGCGCAAAGGCGTGTCTGCGTGCAGGCGTGGGACTGCTGTCGTGCCATATTCCCAAATGCGGCTATGAGATCATGCAGATCTCAGCACCAGGGGCGATGTGTTTCATTGATGACCAGAAAGACCACAGCTCCAGTTTCCACAATCATATTCCTAACGCGGCGGCAGCAGCAAAGTATAAGACCATTGGTATTGGTCCTGGTCTCGGTACAGCTGCCGGCACCTGCTGGGCATTCGAAAAACTGCTGGACCACTATCAGCAGCCCATGGTTATAGACGCTGATGCCCTGAATATACTGGGTGGGTCTCCTGCCCTGCTGGATAAAGTGCCTGCAGGTTCTATCCTGACACCACATCCGAAAGAGTTTGAAAGACTGTTCGGCAAAACGGCCAATGATATGGAGCGGCTGCAGGTGTTATCAGATCATGCTGTTAAGAGACACCTGCACATCCTGCTGAAAGGCCGCTACACGGCAATGGCCTTTCCTGATGGCTCCATCTGGTTCAACACGACCGGCAACCCGGGTATGGCGACCGGGGGCAGTGGCGATGTACTCACGGGTATACTCACTTCGCTGCTGGCGCAGGGTTATCCACCGGAAGAGGCGATGTTAATGGGCGTATGGCTGCATGGGCGCTCCGGCGACCACGCAGCAGCAGAATGCTCAGAAGAAGCCATGATAGCGGAAGATATTGTTGAGTTCCTCGGAAAGAGCTTTCTGCAGCTGCGTAAGGACCACTCCTGTTAGCCCATTTTCACCCCATTTATGGCATCAAATCCCCATCATTAATAATCGATAAAAGGTTATATTTATAGAATTGTAAAAACCACGTATATGAATATCGTTTACCTCGTTCCTTGTTTTGGACTACTAGCTTTGCTATTTACCGCTATCCGAAGTTCCTGGGTATCCCGCCAGGACGCCGGCAATGAAAAAATGAAAGAAATTGCCCAGTATATTGCAGAAGGAGCAATGGCATTTCTCAAAGCCGAATATAAGATCCTTACCTATTTTGTAATTATAGCCGCACTGCTGCTAGGCTATATGGGCGCTACAAATCACAACTCTGACTGGACAATTGCCATCGCCTTTATTATAGGCGCAGTTTTCTCTGCCACCGCAGGTTTTATCGGAATGAAGATAGCAACCAAAGCGAATGTACGCACTGCACAGGCGGCGCGTACGAGTCTTTCCAACGCACTGAAAGTGTCCTTTACAGGAGGTTCCGTGATGGGAATGGGTGTAGCCGGTCTCGCCGTACTCGGACTTGGCGGATTGTTTATCATCCTGAAAGCGTATTTCGGCGCCAACGCCAATACAGAAGAAATGATCAGGACGATCGAAGTACTGACCGGCTTCTCTCTTGGCGCAGAAAGCATTGCCCTGTTCGCACGTGTAGGCGGTGGTATTTATACGAAGGCAGCGGATGTCGGTGCTGACCTGGTAGGCAAGGTAGAAGCCGGCATTCCCGAAGACGATCCGCGTAACCCTGCTACGATCGCGGATAACGTAGGCGATAACGTGGGTGATGTGGCTGGTATGGGGGCTGACCTGTTCGGTTCGTATGTGGCAACAGTACTGGCTACCATGGTATTAGGCAGTGAGATCATTTCCAATGATAATTTCGGCGGCGTAGCCCCTATTATCCTGCCAATGCTGATCGCAGGTATCGGTATTGTATTTTCCATCATCGCTACCTTATTCGTAAGAATATCTGACAACGCCGGATTGAACACAGGTGTGGTGCAAAGAGCACTGAATATGGGCAACTGGGGATCTATCATCCTCTCCGCTATTGCGAGTGCTGCCCTGGTATATTATATCCTGCCAGCGGAAGCGATCTACCTGAAACGCGACTTCGTAGAAGGCACCAGCGAACTGAAAGCCGGTAGCAAAGCCATTACACAGAACGGCGTAGTGGGCGCCATCGTTGTTGGTCTGGCCGTGGGTACGCTGATGAGCCTCATCACGGAATATTATACAGCAATGGGTAAACGTCCTGTGCTGTCTATTATACGTCAGTCTTCGACAGGTCACGCGACGAACGTGATCGCTGGTCTGGCGGTAGGTATGGAATCGACCCTGCTGCCGATCATCGTACTGGCCGCCGGTATCTACGGTTCTTTTGCCTGTGCAGGTTTGTACGGTGTGGCCATCGCCGCAGCAGGTATGATGGCCACTACAGCGATGCAGCTGGCTATTGATGCCTTTGGTCCTATCGCAGATAATGCAGGCGGCATCGCGGAAATGAGCGAGTTACCTAAAGAAGTACGTGAAAAAACCGATATCCTAGACGCCGTAGGTAATACCACAGCGGCTACGGGAAAAGGCTTTGCGATCGCTTCCGCAGCACTGACAGCCCTGGCGCTGTTTGCAGCATTCGTAGGCGTGGCACGTATCAATGGTATTGATATTTACCACGCAGATGTGCTGGCAGGCCTGTTCGTTGGCGCCATGATCCCGTTCATCTTCTCCTCCCTGGCCATCCGTGCTGTGGGGGAAGCAGCAATGAGCATGGTGGAGGAAGTACGCCGTCAGTTCAAGGAAATACCAGGTATCATGGAAGGTACTGGTAAACCAGAATATGATAAATGTGTGGCCATCTCCACGCAGGCATCCATCAGAAAGATGATGCTGCCGGGAAGTATTGCGATCATCTCCCCTATTGCCGTAGGTTTCATCTTCGGCCCTGAGGTACTGGGCGGATTCCTGGCAGGAGCGACCGTGAGTGGTGTGTTGATGGGTATGTTCCAGAATAATGCCGGTGGCGCCTGGGATAATGCTAAAAAGTCCTTCGAAAAAGGCGTTGAGATCAAAGGCCAGATCTACTATAAAAAATCAGAGCCACACAAAGCGTCTGTAACCGGCGACACCGTGGGCGATCCGTTCAAGGATACTTCCGGCCCGTCTATGAATATCCTGATCAAACTGATGTCTATCGTATCACTGGTAATTGCTCCTACACTGGCGGAATTACATGGTACTGCACCGAAGGTGGCGGTTAAAAAAGCGCCAGCTACCGAGCAGGTAACACAGGCAAAAACAGCAGCTGCTGTACTGGCCAAAAAATAGAATAATCTACTCACATAAGTAAAGGGTGTTCCGCTGCGGCGGAACACCCTTTACATTTTTATCTCACCGGAGCCGGGTATATTCGCCAGTTACCACTGGTGCACATTCGGTTTAGTAAGTATAAACAGCTACTAAACCGGTACCCGACTGAGTTCGTCTATGCAGGCAGGCTGAATACTATTTTATCTTGCTGGGACTTACCCCAAATTTCTTTTTGAAAGCGATGCTGAAGTGCTGCACGGAAGAGAAGCCCAGTTCATCTGCTATTTCGGTCATAGAAGATTGCTGGCGCAGGATCATTTTTCTGGCATATTCCATCCGGTGGTCATTGAGGTAACCAAATACGGTATTATCAAAAAGCTGACGGAAGCCATTTTTTAGTTTGAACTCGTTCAGTCCTGCCATTTTGGACAGTACAGCCAGAGAAGGAGGCGTGTGCATACTTTTCAGCAGCAGGTCCCGGGCATAGTACAACTTCTCTTTTTCAGCAGCTGATATTTGTTGCACCGAACTACGTATCTGTTCTGTACGTTCATACTGTTCGCATTGCAGGGCAAGTAATTCTAGTACTTTGGATTGCAGGAACAGCTTCTTTATACCTCCGGTGAACTGGCACCGGCGTATTTCTTCCAGTACCATCATCATGCGGGTCGTGATGGGCGGATTGTTCTTTCTGTTCAGATATATCATCCTGTCACCGGCGACCTTGTCAGCCAGCTGGTCGAGGACCCTGCCGTTATTGACTGCCAGTTCGAGAAAACGTTCCTTTGAAAAACTCAGGGATATCATTTCAAAATTCCGCTGTTTCTCCACATCCGTGTTTTCTGCAATAGTAGGATTATAGAACAGGTTATGTTCCAATGACTTGTAACGACGTTTGGCAAAGTCGCCCAGTTCCATTCCCGGACCTGTCTCAAATTCGCCGTTCAGTACAAACATTAACGATATAGTAGAGATATGTTCTGTAGTAGTGATGTGGAGGTTCTCGTATACATTGGCGCCTCCGATAGCTATATGATAGCCGTCGAAATAGATCTCCTGGAAATCGCCATCAGCAAAATTTAAGTTCAGCGACTGTACATCTTCTATCAGAGAAGGGGAACGCAGCTTTTCCAGCGGAAATTCCTGCTGGTCAGTATAGATTATTTCGCTGGCGTCATTTCTGATCTGGATGTCCATAAAAATCCTTTAAATATAAATTTTAATCCTTTTCGTGTAACAGTTATACGGACAGAGACCCTCACTTTTGCACAAAAATATTCCATAACATTTAATAATAATAGTCATGGTGGTCGGAATATTCCGTACAAATATATGTACACAACAGGACAAGCATACGATTATAAAGGCGATACGGGCTCATTTTAATATCAACGACTGCACCATTGATACTGAGGACTGTGATAAAGTCATGCGTATAATACCAGGACCATTGCCTTTAGCAGAGAACGATGTCATTCTATTCATCCGTAGCATGGGTTTCCATTGTGAGATACTGGACTAAATTATCCAGTTTTAAAAAATACGTATTTACCACATAGGGGTGATCTTATATCTTCTCGTCATATATGCGTAAACAAAAAATGTTATAGCCACCTATCCGCTATTAAACAATTACAAGTACCTTATATGAAGACGAGATTACTTATGCTGCTGGGCGTATGCCTGCTGCTTATGCAGGTAACCTATGTACATGCACAACAAAAATATACTGTAAGCGGTTACGTAAAAGACCAGCAAAACGGCGAAAGCCTGATCGGGATCTCTGTATCCAAATCGGGCACCAGTCTGGGTACAGTGACCAATGAATATGGTTTTTATTCCCTGACGCTCCCTGCTGGCGATCATGATATACAGTTCTCCTATATTGGCTATGCGCCCACCAAAATGCACGTTTCCCTGAAGGGCAATAAAACCCTGGATATTAAACTGGAGAAGTCGAGCAGTCAGCTGAGCACTGTTACAGTAACGGGTAACAAGCAGGAGAAAGCGGTCAATACACTTACCACAAGTCTGAACAGGCTGGACATCGCACAGATGAAGAAGATGCCTACGTTTATGGGGGAAGTGGATGTACTGCGTTCTATTCAGACATTACCAGGTGTGAACACGGTAGGTGAAGGCGCCAGTGGCTTCAACGTACGTGGTGGAGCTGCTGATGAGAACCTGATCCTGCTGGATGAAGCCCCTGTATATAACTCGACCCACATGCTGGGTTTCTTCTCCGTATTCAACCCGGATGCAGTAAAAAGTATCAATCTGATTAAAGGCGGTTTTCCGGCCGAATACGGCGGTCGTACCTCTTCAGTACTTGACATACGCATGAAGGACGGAAACAACCAGAAATTCAACGTAAATGGCGGTATCAGCAATGTATTCAGCCGACTGTCCCTGGAAGGCCCGATCAAGAAGGATGAATCTTCCTTTATCATCGCCGCCCGCCGTTCTTATATCGACATCCTGATGAAGCCATTCCTGAAGGGCGATATGAAAGATACCAAGCTGAATTTCTATGACCTGACAGGTAAGGTGAACTTCAAGCTGAATAAGAACAATACGCTGTTTGCCAGTGGTTATCTCGGCCGTGATGTATTTGGTTTCGGAACACAGGTGAATATGAACTGGGGGAATAAAACAGCGACGGTACGCTGGAACCACGTGTTCACCAACAAGACCTTCCTGAACCTGACCACCTTCTACAGCAACTACGATTACAGTCTCGACTTCAACAATGAAAGTGATAAAGGCGCCGGCGAGGCCAGCCAGCGTTATAAATGGACATCCAACATCATCAACTATGGTGTAAAGCCAGCCTTCACTTATTACATCAATACACAGAACAGTGTGCATTTCGGTCTGCAGGGTATCTACTATACTTTCAAACCAGGTACAGGTACGGGTATCGAAGGCGATGAAACTTCCGTGAAGCAGTTGACACAGCAACATGGTCTGGAAGCTGCGGCTTATTTAGATCACGAGTGGAAACCAAGCAGTAAGTTCGGTGTACAGTACGGTGTGCGTTTATCTTCCTATCAATACCTGGGTAAGGGTACTGCCTACTACTACAATGATACGACACCGGGCATCCGCAGAACACTGACCGGTACAAAGGAATACGGTGCTAATGAAGTGATCAAGGCGTATGCTTATCTTGAGCCAAGAGCAACAGCCCGCTATGCGATATCGCCTAACCATGCGCTGAAAGCTTCCTATGCACGTACCACACAGTTCATGCACCAGTTGTCCAATACCGCCTCTCCCACCCCGCTGGATATCTGGACACCGAGCACCAACAATATCAAACCGCAGGTAGCTGACCAGTATACCCTCGGATATGTGTACGACGCGCCTTCGAATGTATTTGAGATCTCTGCAGAAGCATTTTACAAAAACATGGAGAATCAACTGGACTATATAGACAATGCAAACCTCCAGCTGAATCAGCAGATAGAGGGAGACCTCCTGCAGTCACACAGTCGCTCTTACGGTCTGGAACTGATGGCTAAAAAGGAATTAGGTAAAACAACAGGCTGGATCAGCTATACATTGTCCCGCTCTGAAAGACAGACCACAGGTATCAGCAAGGATGAATGGTTCCTGAACCGCTACGACCGTACACACAACCTGAACCTGGTTGTAACTCGCGAATTATCAAAACGCACATCTCTTTCTGCCAACTGGGTATATGCGTCAGGTACACCAGCCACCTTTGCTGACAGCCGGCTGGAGTTCCAGGACTGGGATATTCCGTACAACAGTACTGACAAGCGTAACAACTACAGACTGCCTTCTTTCCACCGTCTGGACATGTCGCTGACTGTAAAGGGTAAACAACTGAAACGCTGGAAAGGTGAATGGGTATTTTCCCTGTATAACGTATACGGACGCAGGAATGCCTACACGATCTACTTCAGGCAGAATGAAGACGATGCATCCAAGAAAGAAGCAGTACGCCTGTCTATCATTGGTTCAATCATCCCAGGCATCACCTACAATTTCATATTCTAACATCCTTTAAACACAATACAGATGAAAAAGATCAGACTCGGCATATTACTGGCGATAGCAGCAGCCTTTACTGCCTGCGAGGATGTGGTAGATCTCGATATACAAAAAGGCACCTCCTATCCGGTGCTGGATGCATGGATCACTACTGAACCAGGTGTACAGAAGATCAGGTTCACCAAATCACTGCCTTACACAGATCAGACGCCGGCGCCGGTTATAGGAGATGCCGTGATCACGCTACTGGATGAGACAGCGAATAAATCATACCTGTTCACATTTAAGGATGGATACTATAACTATGATCCGGGAGATAATGAAACAGTAGGCGTAATAGGACATGCGTACAGACTGAGAGTAGAATATAATACTGAAGTATTTGAAGCGGTGGACACGATTAAAAGGATCACACCGATCGATTCCATCTCATACGAGTATCAGACAAAGGAAGAGAATTTTGTATCTGAAGATGGTTATGTAGCGAAGTTTCATGCGAAGGACATTGAAGGAGGCGTGGATTATTACTGGATGCGTTCCTACATAAATGACCTGCAGCATAAGGTGGGCGATGCGTTCTCCGTGGATGGATATTTTGATCAGAGTGTGAAAGATGGCGCGTCATTCATTCTGCCGATACAGGAAGCCGTGACGGACTTCGACAAGCCATTCCAGAAAGGTGAAAAGGTGATCGTAAAACTGCGCTCTCTTACCTATCAGAGTCATTTCTTCCTGACACAGGTAGAGGAACAGCTATACTCCGGCGGCCTGTTTGCCAAAGTGCTGGAAAACGTAAAATGTAATGCCATCAATGTAACACCAGGTGGTGGTAAATCCAGGATACTGGGCTTTTTCGGCACCTCGGCCGTAAGTAGCAAAGAACGCATAATAGAGTAATTTCTCAACTAATATAGCCGGTCATGGGCAAGCATCATGGCCGGCATCTTCCAAACAATCTTAAGCTAAATTTTATGAAAAAGATCTTATCAGCGCTGCTGGTGCTTGTTGCACAGCAGGCGTGGGCACAGCATGCCACAACTGAAACATTATTCTCTTCCAAAAAAGGTAAGACAACAATAGGCGCATATGGCGTCCCTGCAGCTAAATTTACACCCATTGATGGTAAATTTGGATTGCTGACAGGCGGATATGGCGGGGTATTACTGAATGGTAAGATCATGCTGGGAGCAGGCGCTTACTCCCTGGTGAATAATGTGGAAATGCCGGTAGTGAACACAGGTGGTTACAAGGAATATGTCAACCTCTGGTACACCGGTTTTGTAGCGGAATATATTCACAATTCCGACAAACTGGTACACTGGACAGCCGGCACTCTCTTAGGTGGCGGAGGCGTGGGACGCCGGGAGAAATGGGGCAGTGACTGGGATGATCACAACAATATAAGTGATGCCAGTGGATTCTTTGTCGCAGAACCATTCGCGAACATTGAGGTGAATATCACGAAGTTCCTCCGTCTGGATATTGGTGCATCTTACCGTTACATTGCAGGTTCCAATACCATCGGTATCACTGACAGCAAATTAAGCGGCCCATCTGTACATGTAGGGCTGAAAGCAGGTAAATTCTAAAGAAGCTTACCAATAATCAATGTTTTCTGAAAGGCATATTTGTCCATCTTGCTGAACGATTTCATGCAGATGGGCAAAATGCCTTTCTCAATTAATTGAAAGTCCGGTACAACCCCGAATAAAGAAATATTTATTGTCTTATATGAAGACACTTACAGTAATGCAATTCCTAATTTTTTAAAAAAACTCCCCCACAGATTTGGCAATTACGAAAACTATCGTACATTTGTTTACGAAGATATTCGTAGATCAATAATCATTGAAAATAAATGAGTACCGCTAAAAATTATAAGCCTACAGAAAGTGAACTGGAGATCCTGAGTATATTATGGGAGAAGGGCACAGGTACAGTGAGGGATGTGCACGAGATATTAGAAAAGAACAAGGACGCCGGCTATACAACCACCCTTAAACTAATGCAGATCATGCATGAGAAAGGGCTGTTAAAAAGGGATACCAGCAGCAAGACACATGTCTATGAAGCTGCCATTTCCCAGGAAAGCACACAGCAACAGTTACTGAACAAGATGATAGATACGGTGTTTAATGGATCAGCGACCCAGCTGGTCATGCAGGCACTGGGTAATCACCGCTCTTCACAGGAAGAGCTGGATAAGATCAAGCAGTATCTGAATGAGATAGAGCAACAACAGAAAAAGTAAACCCGGCGCTCCGGCGCAACTAATACCACTATCATGACTGCACAACTCCCCTTCACTGCAGATCTGATCCAGGCCTTCGGCTGGGCACTTCTGCATTCTTTCTGGCAGGGCTTCTTCATCTTTGCCTGTTTACGTCTTGTGCTGTACCTGTGGCCACAGGCGGGAGCTAACATCAAATATAACCTGTCTTACATTTCACTGGCAGGCATATTTACCTGGTTTTCGGTCACACTATGGCAGCAGATCGAGGCAGTCAGGAAGGTGCACGCGGCAGCACAAATCATGATAGAGACGGGCGTCCGGCAGACTGGTGCGATAGCTGTACCAGAGATCTACAGAAGTCAGTCGCAACTGACTATACTGTTCCCTACACTTGAAATGTGGCTTCCTGTCCTGGTCGCTATCTATGTGGCCGGCGTGGCAGTGATGACCATCAAATTAACGGCTGACCTGCTGCAACTACAGCAGATCAGAAAGAAGCAGGTGTTCCCTATTGATGAAATATGGGCGCATCATCTGGACAAACTGAAAACTCAGCTGCGCATTCCCCGTAAGGTCAAACTGCTGATCTCTCAGTACATACAGGTACCGGTGATGATAGGTTTTCTGAAACCTGTTATCCTGATGCCGGCCGCCATGTTCAACAATCTCACAGCAGAACAGCTGGAAGCGATCCTGGTACATGAACTGGCGCATATCAAACGCAATGATTATCTACTGAATATCTTCCAATCCATCGTTGAAACCATTCTGTTTTTTAATCCTTTTATCTGGTGGATCTCCAAGAACATCCGCCTGGAAAGGGAACACTGCTGCGACGATATTGTGCTGAAACATCAGGTACAACCGTTGCATTATGCCAAAGCCCTGGTAGCATTGGAAGAATACCGGTTAACAGTCAATGCACTGGCCATGGCGGCGGCAGACAACAAACAACATTTATTTCACCGCATCAAACGCATCATGGAAATGAAAACTAAAAACATCAATTATACGCAAAAATTACTGGCTGTCATGATCATTGCAGTTGGTCTTGTATCCATTGCCTGGTTAAACCCGCCACGCAAAGAAGAAAAAGCTGAAAAGAAGGAGGCCACAAAAGAGAACGTTTTATCTTCACCTGTAAAAAGCGTGGCCGGCACCCCTATCCTCTCGCATGTTGTCAACATCACCCGCTTCCTGCGTGACACTGTGCCAGCTGATAAAAACGACAAAGAAACAGCCAGAGAGCGTGCCAGGGCACAGCTGGAAATTGCCAACGCCAGTATGGAAGCCGCGAATGCCGGCATGGAAGCTGCCAAAAAAGCCATGGAACAGATTGACTGGAACAAGATGAACGCAGATGTGGCCAACGCCATGAAGAACGTTGATTTTAACAAGATCAACGAGGAAGTGAATAAGGCAATGAAAAATATTGACTGGAACCAGATCAATACGGAAGTGACCACTGCCCTGAAAAATATCAACTGGGATGAAGTAAATGATGACATCAAAAAAGAGCTGAAAAATGCCGAAGGTCAGGTAGACCCTAAAGTCATCCAGGAAAGCGTTCGCATAGGCATAGAAAGTGCCAGAACCGCCCTGTCAGCCCTTAACTCCGATGAAGTGCGTAAGAGCATGGAAGAGGCTAAAAACGCCGTAAACAGCGAGGAGTTTAAAAAAGCAATGGACAACGCCCGCCAGGAAATAGAAAAAGCCAAACAGGAGATCAAACAGTCGCAGAAACAGATCAAAAAACAGATCGTCATCAAGAATAAAAATGGTGTGATCGAAAAAACAGAGATGGATGAGGAAAATGGAAGGATTGACGAGTCCTCTTCTGCAAAATATAAAAATATGATCAAACAGATGGCTGATGATAAACTGATCGATACAGATAAGGCATATACCATCGAAAAGAAAAATAATGTACTGACCATAAATGGCGTACGTCAGTCAGACGATGTACTGAAGAAATACGCCGATGTTATTGGTAAAGCCGACGAATTGACTATCAAAGGCAAAAAAGGCAGCCTGAATATCAACGTGAACGAACATTAACCTTACTTTTTCCGCCATTATATTGCGCTACTGCCGTTCATACAGCAGTAGCGCTTTTTTTAGGGCTTTACCCCTTATCTTTAGGTATCAAACCTCACCAGACATATGAGAATATCCGTTACATTATTGGCGCTGGTTTTTACCATGCACAGCCAGGCACAGGAGATAAAAACATTAGAAGAGATCAAGATCACCAGGAATAACCCCTATACTCCTGTAAAAGATCAGGCGAATACGGGCACCTGCTGGTGTTTTTCCACCACTTCTATGATAGAGTCGGAAGGTCTGCATGACGGTCAGCCGGCACTGGACCTCTCCGAAATGTTCACTGTACGTAATATCTACCTGGAGAAAGCGGAAAACTATATCCATAGACAGGGGTATACCCGATTTGATGAAGGTGGCCTGGGACATGACGTACTGCATGCAGTCAGCGTGTATGGTATTGTGCCGGAAACAGTATACAGTGGCCTTGTGGCCGGCCGTATTTCGCATGATCATGCAGATATGGTGACTGAACTGAGAACCTATCTTGACAGCGTCCTGAAGGCTAAAAAGCCTATTTCTGCTGACTGGAAAACGGGCTTT
The DNA window shown above is from Chitinophaga agri and carries:
- a CDS encoding NAD(P)H-hydrate dehydratase, producing the protein MKIFTAQQIREADAYTISQTPISSLDLMEKAAIACTAWICRHYSEDTPVYIFCGMGNNGGDGLAITRLLRNRGYDAHAYVLHHSSKTSADHTANRQALQQQYPSAIHDIPENGLLPRPDAHALIIDAILGTGLSRPAEGWTAAIIDQLNELKAAHHIVAIDIPSGLQADASSLHTPVIKADQTLSFEFYKLAFLLPENAGYVGEICILPIDLSPDYIAQTPSRFNITDTVQIKNIYRPRKPFSHKGTFGHALLIAGSEGKIGAAVLSAKACLRAGVGLLSCHIPKCGYEIMQISAPGAMCFIDDQKDHSSSFHNHIPNAAAAAKYKTIGIGPGLGTAAGTCWAFEKLLDHYQQPMVIDADALNILGGSPALLDKVPAGSILTPHPKEFERLFGKTANDMERLQVLSDHAVKRHLHILLKGRYTAMAFPDGSIWFNTTGNPGMATGGSGDVLTGILTSLLAQGYPPEEAMLMGVWLHGRSGDHAAAECSEEAMIAEDIVEFLGKSFLQLRKDHSC
- a CDS encoding sodium-translocating pyrophosphatase, which translates into the protein MNIVYLVPCFGLLALLFTAIRSSWVSRQDAGNEKMKEIAQYIAEGAMAFLKAEYKILTYFVIIAALLLGYMGATNHNSDWTIAIAFIIGAVFSATAGFIGMKIATKANVRTAQAARTSLSNALKVSFTGGSVMGMGVAGLAVLGLGGLFIILKAYFGANANTEEMIRTIEVLTGFSLGAESIALFARVGGGIYTKAADVGADLVGKVEAGIPEDDPRNPATIADNVGDNVGDVAGMGADLFGSYVATVLATMVLGSEIISNDNFGGVAPIILPMLIAGIGIVFSIIATLFVRISDNAGLNTGVVQRALNMGNWGSIILSAIASAALVYYILPAEAIYLKRDFVEGTSELKAGSKAITQNGVVGAIVVGLAVGTLMSLITEYYTAMGKRPVLSIIRQSSTGHATNVIAGLAVGMESTLLPIIVLAAGIYGSFACAGLYGVAIAAAGMMATTAMQLAIDAFGPIADNAGGIAEMSELPKEVREKTDILDAVGNTTAATGKGFAIASAALTALALFAAFVGVARINGIDIYHADVLAGLFVGAMIPFIFSSLAIRAVGEAAMSMVEEVRRQFKEIPGIMEGTGKPEYDKCVAISTQASIRKMMLPGSIAIISPIAVGFIFGPEVLGGFLAGATVSGVLMGMFQNNAGGAWDNAKKSFEKGVEIKGQIYYKKSEPHKASVTGDTVGDPFKDTSGPSMNILIKLMSIVSLVIAPTLAELHGTAPKVAVKKAPATEQVTQAKTAAAVLAKK
- a CDS encoding helix-turn-helix transcriptional regulator — its product is MDIQIRNDASEIIYTDQQEFPLEKLRSPSLIEDVQSLNLNFADGDFQEIYFDGYHIAIGGANVYENLHITTTEHISTISLMFVLNGEFETGPGMELGDFAKRRYKSLEHNLFYNPTIAENTDVEKQRNFEMISLSFSKERFLELAVNNGRVLDQLADKVAGDRMIYLNRKNNPPITTRMMMVLEEIRRCQFTGGIKKLFLQSKVLELLALQCEQYERTEQIRSSVQQISAAEKEKLYYARDLLLKSMHTPPSLAVLSKMAGLNEFKLKNGFRQLFDNTVFGYLNDHRMEYARKMILRQQSSMTEIADELGFSSVQHFSIAFKKKFGVSPSKIK
- a CDS encoding TonB-dependent receptor, whose product is MKTRLLMLLGVCLLLMQVTYVHAQQKYTVSGYVKDQQNGESLIGISVSKSGTSLGTVTNEYGFYSLTLPAGDHDIQFSYIGYAPTKMHVSLKGNKTLDIKLEKSSSQLSTVTVTGNKQEKAVNTLTTSLNRLDIAQMKKMPTFMGEVDVLRSIQTLPGVNTVGEGASGFNVRGGAADENLILLDEAPVYNSTHMLGFFSVFNPDAVKSINLIKGGFPAEYGGRTSSVLDIRMKDGNNQKFNVNGGISNVFSRLSLEGPIKKDESSFIIAARRSYIDILMKPFLKGDMKDTKLNFYDLTGKVNFKLNKNNTLFASGYLGRDVFGFGTQVNMNWGNKTATVRWNHVFTNKTFLNLTTFYSNYDYSLDFNNESDKGAGEASQRYKWTSNIINYGVKPAFTYYINTQNSVHFGLQGIYYTFKPGTGTGIEGDETSVKQLTQQHGLEAAAYLDHEWKPSSKFGVQYGVRLSSYQYLGKGTAYYYNDTTPGIRRTLTGTKEYGANEVIKAYAYLEPRATARYAISPNHALKASYARTTQFMHQLSNTASPTPLDIWTPSTNNIKPQVADQYTLGYVYDAPSNVFEISAEAFYKNMENQLDYIDNANLQLNQQIEGDLLQSHSRSYGLELMAKKELGKTTGWISYTLSRSERQTTGISKDEWFLNRYDRTHNLNLVVTRELSKRTSLSANWVYASGTPATFADSRLEFQDWDIPYNSTDKRNNYRLPSFHRLDMSLTVKGKQLKRWKGEWVFSLYNVYGRRNAYTIYFRQNEDDASKKEAVRLSIIGSIIPGITYNFIF
- a CDS encoding DUF4249 domain-containing protein, which translates into the protein MKKIRLGILLAIAAAFTACEDVVDLDIQKGTSYPVLDAWITTEPGVQKIRFTKSLPYTDQTPAPVIGDAVITLLDETANKSYLFTFKDGYYNYDPGDNETVGVIGHAYRLRVEYNTEVFEAVDTIKRITPIDSISYEYQTKEENFVSEDGYVAKFHAKDIEGGVDYYWMRSYINDLQHKVGDAFSVDGYFDQSVKDGASFILPIQEAVTDFDKPFQKGEKVIVKLRSLTYQSHFFLTQVEEQLYSGGLFAKVLENVKCNAINVTPGGGKSRILGFFGTSAVSSKERIIE
- a CDS encoding BlaI/MecI/CopY family transcriptional regulator → MSTAKNYKPTESELEILSILWEKGTGTVRDVHEILEKNKDAGYTTTLKLMQIMHEKGLLKRDTSSKTHVYEAAISQESTQQQLLNKMIDTVFNGSATQLVMQALGNHRSSQEELDKIKQYLNEIEQQQKK